One Lactobacillus crispatus DNA segment encodes these proteins:
- a CDS encoding FAD-dependent oxidoreductase — MTKQTIKAQADGRNGQIDFEIDLENNKISDVKVTKNSETPAIFNQAFGKLKKNIIDNQSFDVDAVSGASLMTQAMLDSGKKALAENNIALDGKKPEVVHEERQLNVDVAVIGSGMAGLMAASRALSMGKKVVVLEKNGYLGGATILNGSNVVGTGSKVSAELFGETAKKDSPNRLVEDITRECRGTNYPILSKLLANNIGRAVDFITEFANLTYQKAETQTVEHSVNRQIEMPSESSYELVTKAAEAFEKKGGQIILDTRVEKLNKDKAGKLVSLTAEGKHQTINVNFKSLVLAAGGWGARDYQAHKTDIPYYGPMTSTGDYFDFAKNMNLVTRNLDWYKVYPHGLEVEPGIAKLTTYSTKEATDMGAIFVNTDGKRIVNESAPYTHFRDAIAEQKGKVAYIVMDQRTWDRFYELMLKYGFTKEEVQSFFDLNGEKSPVLVKGDLKTVAEKAGIDYQTLKETVDNYTEDVKADYDPEFGRDKKFMHEFEGDTYYVIEQKLLFCTTLGGYETTDQMQLLDNDMNPVSNFYAAGEIVGGANGHDSMPSMMNSWSYASGFVAGTTAADNTNYNYSTVSNEQEADAVSGASEA; from the coding sequence ATGACCAAACAAACTATTAAAGCTCAAGCAGATGGTCGCAATGGTCAAATTGATTTTGAGATTGACTTAGAAAACAATAAAATTAGCGATGTCAAAGTAACCAAGAATTCGGAAACTCCTGCAATTTTTAATCAAGCTTTTGGTAAATTAAAGAAAAATATTATTGATAATCAAAGTTTTGACGTGGACGCTGTTTCTGGGGCATCATTGATGACTCAAGCAATGCTAGATTCTGGTAAAAAAGCATTAGCCGAAAATAACATTGCTCTTGACGGAAAAAAGCCAGAAGTCGTACATGAAGAAAGGCAACTAAATGTTGATGTGGCTGTAATTGGCTCCGGTATGGCCGGGTTAATGGCGGCAAGTCGTGCTCTTTCGATGGGTAAAAAAGTAGTTGTACTTGAAAAAAATGGCTATTTAGGTGGAGCAACTATTTTAAATGGCTCAAATGTTGTAGGAACTGGCTCTAAAGTTTCTGCAGAATTATTTGGTGAAACGGCAAAGAAGGATTCGCCAAATAGACTAGTTGAAGATATTACTCGTGAATGCCGCGGTACCAATTATCCAATCTTGTCAAAGTTATTAGCTAACAATATTGGTAGGGCCGTAGACTTTATTACTGAATTTGCAAATTTGACTTATCAAAAAGCGGAAACCCAAACAGTTGAACATAGTGTAAATCGTCAAATTGAAATGCCTAGTGAAAGCTCATATGAATTAGTGACTAAGGCGGCTGAGGCATTTGAAAAAAAAGGCGGACAAATTATCTTAGATACCCGTGTTGAAAAGTTGAATAAAGATAAGGCTGGCAAACTGGTATCTTTAACCGCTGAAGGCAAGCACCAGACAATTAATGTCAATTTCAAGTCACTTGTTTTAGCTGCTGGTGGTTGGGGTGCACGTGATTATCAGGCTCATAAGACTGATATTCCATATTATGGTCCAATGACTTCAACTGGTGATTATTTTGATTTTGCCAAAAATATGAATTTGGTTACTCGTAACTTAGACTGGTATAAGGTATATCCACATGGATTGGAAGTTGAACCTGGTATTGCTAAGCTAACAACTTATTCAACTAAAGAGGCGACCGATATGGGGGCTATTTTTGTTAATACTGATGGTAAGAGAATAGTTAACGAATCTGCACCTTATACGCATTTTAGGGATGCGATTGCCGAACAAAAGGGTAAGGTAGCTTACATTGTCATGGATCAAAGAACCTGGGACCGTTTCTATGAATTAATGCTTAAGTATGGCTTTACCAAAGAAGAAGTTCAATCATTCTTTGATTTGAATGGCGAGAAGAGTCCAGTTCTGGTCAAAGGCGACTTGAAGACCGTGGCAGAAAAAGCAGGTATTGATTATCAAACGCTGAAGGAAACTGTTGATAACTATACTGAAGATGTTAAAGCAGATTATGATCCTGAGTTTGGTAGAGACAAGAAGTTTATGCATGAATTCGAAGGCGATACATATTATGTAATTGAACAAAAACTTCTGTTCTGCACAACTTTGGGTGGATATGAAACTACTGATCAAATGCAGCTTCTTGACAATGATATGAATCCCGTAAGTAACTTCTATGCTGCAGGAGAAATTGTTGGTGGTGCTAATGGTCATGATTCAATGCCAAGTATGATGAATTCTTGGAGCTATGCTTCTGGTTTTGTTGCAGGTACGACTGCTGCGGATAATACCAATTATAATTATTCTACTGTTTCAAATGAACAAGAAGCAGATGCTGTATCAGGCGCCTCTGAAGCTTAA
- the hpt gene encoding hypoxanthine phosphoribosyltransferase gives MAKGDNIDQIIDHKLFTEDDIHEMCVRLGKQLTEDYAGKKPVVVGALKGAIYFLTDLTRQMDVAHQLDFLDVSSYGDGFESTGKVKIVSDLVTDVKDRDVLIVEDIVDTGLTLKFMKEHIMARGAKSVKCCAMLNKEARRTTDVELEYYGSKVGNEFVVGYGLDFLNMYRNLPYVGVLKPEVIQHYANK, from the coding sequence ATGGCAAAAGGCGACAATATTGACCAAATTATAGATCACAAATTATTCACAGAAGATGACATTCATGAGATGTGCGTCCGTTTAGGTAAGCAATTAACTGAGGACTATGCTGGTAAAAAGCCGGTAGTTGTTGGGGCTTTGAAGGGTGCAATTTACTTCTTGACTGACTTAACTCGACAAATGGACGTAGCACATCAACTGGATTTTCTCGATGTTTCTAGTTATGGTGATGGCTTTGAGTCAACTGGTAAGGTCAAGATAGTATCAGATTTGGTAACTGACGTGAAGGATCGCGATGTTTTAATTGTCGAAGATATCGTTGATACGGGTTTAACTTTGAAATTCATGAAAGAACACATTATGGCACGTGGCGCTAAGAGCGTTAAGTGTTGTGCAATGCTAAATAAGGAAGCCAGAAGAACTACCGATGTTGAATTAGAATATTATGGTTCAAAGGTTGGCAATGAATTCGTAGTGGGTTATGGTTTGGACTTTTTAAATATGTATCGTAACCTTCCTTATGTTGGGGTATTGAAGCCAGAAGTTATTCAACATTACGCTAATAAATAA
- a CDS encoding hemolysin family protein, which yields MSPAQIVTNLVATLLIFIVASFFVAAEFALVQTRPSQLEDMLAKGQGNKKKLRRALHMTHNLNEYLSTTQVGTTLVGVVLGWFSADTFATILEDLFHLTPMNESLIKSVSAILGVVLLTYLEVVLTEVVPKNIAIDKPVPMMMGIVTPLHIFHTIVYPFVWLLNTSSNGILKLMGFTPADEENEVYSQSEIIKLSRNAVHGGSLDKEDLTYMERAFELNDKVAKDIMTDRTRLSVLDSTDTIAYALKKYLEEGYSRFPVVRDNDKDDVVGYVYAYDIVQQSQIDGNVPVTRIIRTIITVPESMPIQDILHLMISKHTPIVLVVDEYGGTSGIVTDKDIYEELFGSVKDEIDDVSDDYIIKDKDGQVHVSGKTTLYDFERFFHTDLKAFQDSDIITIGGYMMEHYPNLKKGESIELEGYKFTLDSIEQGFMRWFIVEPIKDKDQKGDQSKDEN from the coding sequence TTGAGTCCAGCTCAAATAGTAACTAATTTAGTTGCAACATTATTAATATTTATCGTTGCATCATTCTTTGTTGCTGCGGAATTTGCGTTAGTTCAAACTAGACCAAGTCAGCTCGAAGATATGCTTGCTAAGGGTCAAGGAAATAAGAAAAAGTTGCGTCGTGCTTTGCATATGACGCACAACTTGAATGAGTACTTGTCAACTACTCAGGTTGGTACCACTTTGGTTGGTGTAGTCTTGGGTTGGTTCTCGGCTGATACATTCGCAACCATCTTGGAAGATCTTTTCCATTTGACGCCAATGAATGAATCACTCATCAAGTCAGTTAGTGCAATCTTAGGCGTAGTTTTATTAACTTATTTGGAAGTTGTCTTAACTGAAGTTGTGCCTAAGAATATTGCGATTGACAAGCCAGTACCGATGATGATGGGGATCGTTACGCCACTTCATATTTTCCATACGATTGTTTATCCATTCGTTTGGCTATTAAATACTAGCTCCAATGGAATCTTAAAATTGATGGGCTTTACTCCAGCTGATGAAGAAAATGAAGTTTATTCACAATCTGAAATCATCAAGTTGTCACGTAATGCGGTTCATGGTGGTTCGCTTGATAAAGAAGACTTAACTTATATGGAAAGAGCCTTCGAATTAAACGATAAGGTTGCTAAGGATATCATGACTGACAGAACAAGATTGTCAGTACTTGATTCAACTGATACAATTGCCTATGCCTTGAAAAAATACTTGGAAGAAGGCTACAGTCGTTTTCCAGTTGTGCGTGATAATGATAAAGATGACGTTGTGGGTTATGTTTATGCGTACGACATTGTGCAACAAAGCCAAATTGATGGCAACGTACCAGTAACAAGAATTATTAGAACTATTATCACGGTACCTGAATCAATGCCAATTCAAGATATCTTGCACTTGATGATTTCTAAGCACACACCAATTGTCTTAGTAGTTGACGAATATGGTGGTACTAGTGGGATCGTTACTGATAAGGATATTTATGAAGAGCTTTTCGGTTCTGTTAAGGATGAAATTGATGATGTTTCAGATGATTACATTATCAAGGACAAGGATGGTCAAGTTCATGTTTCAGGTAAGACGACTTTATATGACTTTGAGCGTTTCTTCCATACAGATCTGAAGGCCTTTCAAGATAGCGATATTATTACCATTGGTGGTTACATGATGGAACATTATCCTAACTTGAAAAAGGGTGAATCAATTGAACTTGAAGGATATAAGTTTACCTTAGACAGTATCGAACAAGGCTTTATGCGCTGGTTTATCGTTGAACCGATTAAGGATAAAGATCAAAAAGGCGATCAATCAAAGGATGAAAATTAG
- a CDS encoding nitroreductase, which yields MNFKDVYEKEHVTRKFTNRKLQEKTIAGIVKMAQQSPSLLNSQPWRAYVLMGDALSKFKAASAKKIDDKEAAHEDFASMLSLDWDTYPSRNMATMGASQSFFFRNKLQLFNDANKTMFNAPAIIFLTVPKKSPAWSVFDLGIFAQSIMLLAINRGLGVMPAHSMVSYPELVREYAQIPDDEAVGMAIAVGYIDKNAEINDPKFIPKRVPFNEIYKVVE from the coding sequence ATGAATTTTAAGGATGTTTATGAAAAGGAACATGTAACGCGGAAGTTTACTAATAGAAAATTACAAGAAAAAACAATTGCTGGAATCGTTAAAATGGCACAGCAATCACCTTCATTGCTTAATTCTCAGCCATGGCGTGCATATGTTTTGATGGGGGATGCTTTAAGCAAGTTTAAGGCTGCTTCAGCTAAAAAGATTGATGATAAAGAAGCTGCACATGAAGATTTTGCTTCAATGCTATCACTAGACTGGGATACTTATCCAAGTCGTAATATGGCTACGATGGGTGCATCCCAAAGTTTCTTTTTCAGAAATAAGCTTCAATTATTTAATGATGCGAATAAAACAATGTTCAATGCACCAGCAATTATCTTTTTAACGGTTCCGAAGAAATCTCCAGCTTGGTCCGTTTTTGACTTAGGAATTTTTGCACAAAGTATCATGCTTTTAGCCATTAACCGTGGCTTAGGTGTGATGCCAGCTCATTCAATGGTTTCATACCCAGAATTGGTTAGAGAATATGCCCAAATTCCAGATGATGAAGCTGTCGGAATGGCAATTGCAGTTGGCTATATCGACAAGAATGCTGAAATTAATGATCCTAAATTTATTCCAAAGCGTGTACCGTTTAATGAAATTTACAAGGTGGTCGAATAA